From the genome of Segatella hominis, one region includes:
- a CDS encoding TrkH family potassium uptake protein produces the protein MINSKLIYKILGQLLFIEAFLLFISLLVALYYQQDDIFAFIVATLTTIGGGLILKWRGHGADNTMSRRDAYLVVSLSWIVFSLFGTLPFIISGYIHSFTDAYFETMSGFTTTGATILDDVECFPHGLLFWRSLTQWIGGLGIVFFTIALLPSLVGGQTKVFAAEATGPIKSKLHPRLSTSAKWIWSIYLVLTIACILSYYIAGMNLFDSFNYAMTTTATGGFSTHNSSTEFFHSPALEYICAFFCFLSGVNFTLLYAAVIKFKIKDLFKNSEFKFYTLLVMAFTAFIMIELVTLRNYDLEHAFRSAVFQVVSFITTTGLFNDDAALWPHVTWVILATCMFFGACSGSTSGGLKCIRGVMLVRMVKNEFRQILHPNAVLPLKIDGVNVPMQKRVTLLAFLTTYLIICLVISFTMIAMGIDNTNAITITLSCVGNVGPTLGTEIGPTMSWSELPDLAKWFCSLMMLIGRLEIFSVLVIFTPAFWKEN, from the coding sequence ATGATAAACAGTAAACTGATATATAAGATCTTAGGACAGCTCCTCTTCATCGAGGCATTCCTGCTCTTCATCAGTCTGCTGGTAGCTCTCTACTATCAGCAGGACGACATCTTTGCCTTCATCGTGGCTACACTTACCACCATCGGAGGCGGACTGATATTGAAATGGAGAGGTCATGGAGCCGACAATACAATGTCGCGCCGTGATGCCTACCTCGTGGTTTCGCTCTCCTGGATTGTCTTCAGTCTCTTCGGCACGCTGCCCTTCATAATCAGCGGTTACATCCACAGTTTTACGGATGCCTACTTCGAGACGATGTCGGGATTTACCACCACGGGAGCCACCATCCTCGACGATGTGGAATGTTTCCCCCACGGACTGCTTTTCTGGCGGTCGCTCACCCAGTGGATAGGCGGATTAGGAATCGTGTTCTTCACCATCGCCCTGCTGCCTTCGCTTGTCGGAGGACAGACCAAGGTGTTTGCGGCAGAGGCCACGGGACCCATCAAGTCTAAGTTGCATCCCCGTCTCTCCACCTCTGCCAAATGGATCTGGAGTATCTACCTGGTGCTCACCATCGCCTGCATCCTCTCCTATTATATAGCGGGAATGAATCTCTTCGACAGTTTCAACTACGCGATGACCACCACGGCTACGGGAGGTTTCTCTACTCACAACAGCAGTACTGAGTTCTTCCATTCGCCGGCATTAGAATACATCTGTGCTTTCTTCTGTTTCCTTTCGGGCGTGAATTTCACGCTGCTCTATGCAGCAGTCATCAAGTTCAAGATCAAGGATCTGTTCAAGAATTCAGAATTCAAGTTCTATACCCTACTTGTCATGGCATTCACCGCCTTCATCATGATAGAACTGGTTACGCTGCGCAATTACGACCTGGAGCATGCCTTCCGCAGCGCCGTATTCCAGGTGGTTTCGTTTATCACCACCACAGGTCTCTTCAATGATGATGCCGCCCTCTGGCCTCATGTCACCTGGGTTATCCTGGCTACATGTATGTTCTTCGGAGCGTGCTCGGGCAGTACAAGCGGTGGACTGAAATGTATCCGTGGCGTGATGCTCGTGAGAATGGTGAAGAATGAGTTCCGCCAAATTCTGCATCCGAATGCCGTGCTGCCACTGAAGATAGACGGTGTCAACGTGCCGATGCAGAAGCGTGTCACCCTGCTCGCCTTCCTCACCACCTATCTCATCATCTGTCTGGTCATCTCCTTCACGATGATTGCGATGGGCATCGACAATACCAATGCCATCACCATCACGCTGAGTTGCGTGGGTAATGTAGGACCTACCTTAGGTACGGAAATCGGACCTACCATGTCGTGGAGCGAACTGCCCGACCTGGCTAAATGGTTCTGCTCACTGATGATGCTGATTGGTCGTCTTGAGATTTTCAGTGTGCTGGTAATCTTTACTCCGGCGTTCTGGAAGGAGAACTAA
- a CDS encoding type I phosphomannose isomerase catalytic subunit — protein MKPLKFQPLLKSTIWGGSKIIAFKHLDVKQEKVGESWEISGVPGNESIVADGEMQGKSLNEVVKELKGSFLGEENYKRFGNEFPLLIKFIDANSDLSIQVHPNDEIAHRQGKERGKTEMWYALPSEPDAKLYNGLKMQITPEQYKEMVENDTITDALAQYDVKEGDCFFIPAGRIHAIGTGCFVAEIQQTSDVTYRIYDFKRKDKDGNYRQLHTKEASECIDYTVLPDYRQHYTPKKNEGVGMVECPYFTTAVYDLDEPMTLDYSELDSFVILIGLKGKAKITDNEGNEITLQGGESIVVPASTQTLKVEGTLKFLETYV, from the coding sequence ATGAAACCATTAAAATTTCAACCGCTATTAAAATCCACCATCTGGGGTGGCAGTAAGATTATCGCTTTCAAACATCTCGACGTAAAGCAGGAGAAGGTGGGAGAAAGTTGGGAAATCTCTGGAGTACCAGGCAATGAAAGCATCGTAGCTGATGGCGAGATGCAGGGCAAGAGCCTCAATGAGGTAGTGAAAGAACTCAAGGGAAGTTTCCTTGGGGAGGAGAACTACAAGCGTTTCGGAAATGAATTTCCATTGCTCATCAAGTTTATTGACGCCAACAGCGACCTCTCTATCCAGGTGCATCCTAATGATGAGATTGCCCATAGGCAGGGCAAGGAGCGTGGCAAGACCGAGATGTGGTATGCGCTGCCAAGCGAACCGGATGCCAAGCTCTACAACGGCTTGAAGATGCAGATTACACCGGAGCAGTACAAGGAGATGGTGGAAAATGATACCATCACGGATGCACTGGCTCAGTATGACGTGAAGGAAGGCGACTGCTTCTTTATTCCTGCAGGCAGAATTCATGCCATCGGCACCGGTTGTTTCGTGGCTGAAATCCAGCAGACCAGCGATGTGACCTACCGCATCTACGACTTCAAGCGCAAGGACAAGGACGGCAACTATCGCCAGCTCCACACCAAGGAAGCATCTGAGTGCATCGACTATACCGTGCTGCCAGACTATCGCCAGCACTATACACCGAAGAAGAACGAGGGTGTAGGCATGGTAGAGTGTCCATACTTCACCACAGCCGTTTATGATCTCGATGAGCCTATGACGCTCGACTATTCCGAACTGGACAGTTTCGTGATTCTGATTGGTCTGAAGGGCAAGGCTAAGATAACCGACAACGAGGGTAATGAGATTACGCTCCAGGGCGGTGAAAGTATTGTAGTTCCTGCCTCTACCCAGACATTGAAGGTAGAAGGAACACTGAAGTTCCTGGAGACATACGTATAG
- a CDS encoding DUF4435 domain-containing protein: MAKRLTDNINSLYFEAANRMTSKKARRKIVAYVESYDDVFFWRSVLGKFEDETRYFDIMLPSRNQHLDRGKKAAVSSMLKGVGKDMIACVDADYDYLRQGTTEASQMMLENPYIFHTYAYAIENYQCYAKGLHETCVMVTLNDHRIFDFEHFLEAYSRTIWPLFVWHMLFYIRFRKMSMHLDMAEFDKVIVLPSVRIRDPQWAIDYLAKKVRAKLFQLERHFPKHKTYLPEMETYLRNLGVTETNTYLYIQGHHLFDLVVSPIVQSVCDALRNDRENEIRDRAIHSEQARTEMACYENSLGKVKMMMKKNTFYQFSPEFQKIQADIEEYLKR; encoded by the coding sequence ATGGCTAAACGTTTAACCGATAATATCAATTCCCTATACTTCGAGGCTGCCAACAGGATGACCTCGAAGAAGGCGAGACGTAAGATAGTGGCTTACGTCGAGAGCTATGATGACGTATTCTTCTGGCGGTCTGTACTTGGTAAGTTTGAGGATGAAACCCGCTATTTCGACATCATGCTGCCTTCACGCAACCAGCATCTGGACCGTGGCAAGAAGGCTGCGGTATCGAGCATGCTCAAGGGAGTGGGCAAGGATATGATAGCCTGCGTGGATGCCGACTACGATTATCTCCGACAGGGCACTACCGAGGCTTCGCAGATGATGCTCGAAAATCCATACATCTTCCATACCTATGCCTATGCCATTGAAAACTACCAGTGCTATGCCAAGGGACTGCACGAAACCTGCGTGATGGTGACGCTCAACGACCATCGCATCTTCGACTTCGAGCATTTCCTGGAAGCTTATTCCCGTACGATATGGCCCCTCTTCGTTTGGCACATGCTTTTCTACATCCGTTTTCGCAAGATGTCGATGCATTTGGATATGGCTGAGTTTGACAAGGTGATTGTGCTGCCATCCGTACGAATCAGAGACCCTCAATGGGCGATAGACTATCTCGCCAAGAAGGTGAGGGCAAAGCTCTTCCAACTGGAGCGTCATTTCCCGAAGCACAAGACCTACCTTCCCGAAATGGAAACTTATCTTCGCAACCTCGGGGTAACTGAGACCAATACCTATTTATATATACAGGGTCATCATCTCTTCGACCTGGTGGTGAGTCCTATCGTGCAGAGTGTATGTGATGCCCTGCGCAACGACCGCGAGAATGAAATCCGTGACCGTGCCATCCATTCCGAGCAGGCTCGCACCGAAATGGCATGCTATGAGAATAGTCTGGGCAAGGTAAAAATGATGATGAAGAAGAATACCTTCTACCAGTTTTCTCCGGAATTCCAGAAGATACAGGCGGATATCGAGGAGTATTTGAAAAGGTAA
- a CDS encoding AAA family ATPase, whose translation MQKYADYIKQIEIDSLWSGTKHILWNLDRRVNILSGVNGVGKSTILNKVVKGLAAGGEFPSHMIKGVHLKVEPEEAKWIRYDVIRSVDRPLMNAEMLNKIDLTLVTELDWQLFQLQRKYLDYQVNIGNRIIAVLQSGDSDAAAKAQKLSEPKRMFQDIVDSLFKDTGKTIVRTANEIRFDQIGEQLMPYQLSAGEKQILAILLTVLVEDNLPYVLFMDEPEISLHFEWQKQLIGLVLQLNPNIQIIMTTHSPAVVMDGWTDKVTEVNDITIK comes from the coding sequence AGATAGACTCTCTTTGGAGTGGTACCAAACATATTCTTTGGAACCTCGACCGCCGTGTCAATATCCTGAGTGGTGTAAACGGCGTGGGCAAGAGTACTATATTAAATAAGGTGGTGAAGGGCCTCGCTGCCGGTGGGGAATTCCCGAGCCACATGATCAAGGGGGTGCATCTCAAGGTGGAGCCTGAGGAAGCCAAGTGGATACGCTACGATGTGATTCGCTCGGTGGATAGGCCGCTGATGAATGCCGAGATGCTCAACAAGATAGACCTCACGCTGGTCACCGAGCTCGACTGGCAACTGTTCCAATTGCAGCGCAAGTATCTCGACTATCAGGTGAACATCGGCAATCGCATCATCGCCGTGCTGCAGAGTGGTGATTCTGATGCAGCCGCCAAGGCACAGAAACTGAGTGAACCGAAGAGGATGTTCCAGGATATAGTGGACAGTCTCTTCAAGGATACGGGCAAGACCATCGTGCGCACAGCCAACGAGATCCGCTTCGATCAGATAGGCGAACAGCTCATGCCTTACCAGCTCTCTGCCGGCGAAAAGCAGATACTTGCCATCCTCCTCACCGTGCTGGTGGAGGACAACCTGCCTTACGTGCTCTTCATGGACGAGCCTGAGATCAGTCTCCACTTCGAATGGCAGAAGCAGCTCATCGGACTGGTGCTCCAACTGAACCCAAACATCCAAATCATCATGACTACCCACAGTCCTGCCGTGGTCATGGATGGATGGACGGATAAAGTCACCGAAGTGAATGATATCACCATCAAGTGA